AGACTTAGCACTTGGATTGAATCCGGAGAAACTTATATTTGGAAAAGTAGTATGTTGGATACAAGACACCGACTGTGTACCTTTGTAAGTGCATTTTGGGGCTTTTAAAAGTCATCAAAAAGTTTTCCTCATTAAAACCATGGCTAACGAGTATGTATCAACTGTTTTCAGCGCTTTTTGTCTCGTCGATGAAGAAAAAACGTGCATCGCTGTAACAGTATATAACCTCGCCAAAGGCCGTGGAGTTACCGTAGGAGATTCTGTTGCTATACCTGAACCTTTTGTGATTCACCAAAAGTTCTCTTACTTAAATAACGTTAGTATTATTGTACtagtatacatatgtatatacgtatgcTCTTTTTAATATTAACGATTATTAAATACAAGTGTATCCTGTTTCAGGATTTTGACTTCAAATCTATACGCGTTGAAACTCCGGTTATACTAGTTGTTAACGGAAGGAAATTAGGTAGGGAGCAACAAGCATCCGCAAAATTGCACACCTTTAAGAAAACTGATTGAGCTTAAAATGCACAAAGTTTTACGTTCACGAGTTTCTAGTGAAACGTAGCTAGTGATGAGACTTCCTTTTTAATCCGAATTCAAATGTCACCGTCAGAAGACAATGTGATAGTTGAATCTTGAAAAATCGTaagtattattatatattaatagagTTATAAATAATACCTTACCATAGTCAATATCTCTGGAGATAGGTCGATACACTTATAATTGTTGCGCGTTCAATTAGAGGGACATTCGTTCGAGTTAGGAACGATGAAAATTTTAAAGGCGTTTTACACacaattttgtttctttttttacacGAATGTTCACGTCATAAGTTTTGTTATATTCTATTTATGATATGTTATATACTCGCAAAGGAACTTGAAAAATTCGAACTGATCGATTGTTATGAAACTTTATATATACATGATATATGAATACAGTCCATTTAAACGGCCGTATCTTGTAGAATATTTTTAAAGAATTGTAAAAGTACAGTTTAGAGTGCTAAGCAATAAGAATTTTTATACGTAATGGATTTAGAAAGTTTTATAAAAATTAACGAGTGCGCATTTTTCAAGTCCTTTTTGTTAGCTCAAAAGTCAGTTACATGATAATTTATATATGGTACAATTGAATTTCATATATAAAAATACTGATTTTTGTGCAATACAACCTCGTATATTTTCTAATCTTCGAATGATTTCCCTGTTGAGGAATATTTGAACGTCCTTGAATGTTTTAACGAATCCGTTTCGCACTATTATTACGTTCATCGTTATCACTCCGCGTTTACGAGAAGAGTCGAAAGTTACGCAAACGTAAGAAACATAATGATATTTAACACGATCAAATAAACTGACTTTTTTTCCTAATAAGTTTCACTCACTGTTAGTCGTTCCACCGTGCCAATAAAATCATATTTTTGCTTCGTTCACACGAGACACACAAACTAACTTATACTCGAATACTCACATCGATTCATTTTAAAATTCGACTAAAAATGACGTCCATAACTTCGTACTGATAAAACATACAGTATGcgtatatttatttttaaaagtATCGGTTTTATCGAATTTCGATCACGCTCGCAGAAGGAAATTAAcgcgagaaagaagaaaaaaagcacGGGTTCTGTCTCTGGGTATGTCGTTAGATTCGCACGAAGAGCTTAAACGAAAATCAACCAGAAATTATAATAAACCAACGTCGAGAATAAAACGACAAGTATGAAAACAGAATTTCGTGCATTTTTCAGTCACTTTTGCGAAAATTGCTTgtgatatacatatacatatatatatatttaaaacgtTTGTATAAAAATGTTTTCTATCGTcgattataataataaatactTATTTAATAACAACATAGTAGTTGGGTGTTTCTCTGTTGAAATTATGTCCGTTCGACGGAGAAACAATAGTGAACTTCCTGCGGACCATGACCGATGAATACTTCGGATCACGGTCTTATAAACGAGCGTATTCCGTAAGGTGACCAAAGATGTGTCGAGTTTTTCTCAAGCCTTACTTCTAAGCGGAAAACAATTTCTCGAAAGCAGAAAGACCAATATCGCGTCAGAAGAAATAAACTAAAATACAAGTACAATAAAGTTCACCTAAGAAAAAAATTAGCTAAATTTTCTAACGCTTAAAATCGGTGTCACTAATAAACTCGATCGTTAATAAAATTCCATTTAAAAGTACAATAAATGAGTAGTACACGTGTCATACTTCTTCTGTAGCTATATTGGCCATACTGGCGAGTATTCTCTCTTCTTTTCGAATAAAAATAACTATACTCTGCTTCGAGTAAGCATTGAATGGCGGTTCAGATTTCTTACGAAGATCGCGGTGGAAAAACCGTGTTTACAAGACCGTGCTTCGATAGTAATCGTCCTCGTTGAAGTCATCGGTCATATAAAAACTTCTCCATTAAATACGTCAATACGTGTATACCGTGGTCTTCCACGTGCAGATTCGAGCGGTACGTAGCGTTACGTATTCTAAGTAAATCGAAGGCACGTACCAACGTTATCCTTTCAGGATTTTCGTATCTCTTCCCCCGTTTTTCTGTTTCACATGTTCACCTCCCATAGCTTAAAGTAATTGTCGATCACTTCGAGGAACCAATCGCGCCGCTGAGGATCCTTTATAATCGGCGCCAGTATCCGCAACTGTAGCTGCAGCAGAGCCTCGTCCCCCAGCAGGCCGTCCAGTTGCTTCAGCAGCATCGCGTCGCCGTGCAATTTCAACAGGGTGGCGTACGAGAAAATGTAGTATTGGTTACGAAGATGCTCCACCGCCCACGACTCGACGGTACGGTTTCCGCTTGCCGATTGTATGGAGCCCATGTGCTCCGCGTACCACGGCGAGAAGTAGTTGCCCAACTCGAGGTGCGATAGATCCGCAACTCCGCGTGTCTTCAGCCGCTCCTTGATGCGCAAGTACGCTTGCGGTGTGTAAACGAACACCTGGAACCAAACGTAGACCTCTAGAACCTTTTATGAATTACACGTCTGTTGAATGCCAGAGTCAACGAGTCGTAAATCATTTGTAAACGCACTTCTTTTCTCTTACTTGCGTAATTCTGGAGATACTTAAAACCGATCAGTTTTATCGATCAATCTTACATTAGTCTTACGAGAGCCGTGCTTAAAGTTAGCTAGCCAGTCCGACTGCTAATGGTGGCCGTTTATTTAAAATGTTTTTCTTTGTTTCTAACGGCTAAACATGGGTGGCCGTTAAATTGACCATGTACGCATCAGCGCCATTATTCTATTTGTAAACGGTTAGATTGGTCCCCGAGGGGAATATAATGATACGCTAGTTCGTACGTGTGTTTCTTCAGGCTATAATTTTTGATTGTGCGAGAAGAGTAATTAGCTGTTAAAGGAGAATTTCTCTTGTAATATTTTGTGACGCAGCGTGAGTAGTAGTAACGCTTCGATAATTCTAGGTAGAGATTCAAATGGATTCTCGGAAGTGTAGCTTGaagtaataaattttatatactCGTAAATCGTTGTGCTTGCGCAAGCGTTAACGTGAGATACGAAGATTGAAGTGTTTATCGCTAGGTGTAAGCGATCGATTCTGTTGGCGTTTTTCAGGCGAGTAGGCAACAATTTAAATAGCAAGAGAAAGTGACCGGACAAAGTAGACTTTAACTGGTGGAATCCGAAGATTTATTGCTACATTGTTATAAATTTCAAGGACATTTATAACCATGTAGTTATAGATTAAAATGTTGAGGACGCAAAACTACAGCTTCCAATTATGCAAAGAGTAAACATTTCGATTCAGAACTGATCGTGGCTTCGAATTATGTACATTAACTCCTCTAGCAGATGTCATTTTAATTAGCCTGGTACTATATAGGGACGGCAGCTGTTAGATGAATAACGCTTCTGCGACGACATTCTTCTCGCATGTTTCCATACGATCTATCCCAAACTAAATTGAAATAAATACTCCATATTAACTTAACCGAGACACTCTTACCTGATACAGAGAGTTTCCCGTGACGTACGCAGCAATGTAGTGCGATCCAAAGTGCTTAATGAACCGCACCACGCTGGCAGTGTCGCCGACAGTGATGTTCTCCGTTTCCCGGAGGACAGCCTCGTCGACAATCATGGTGTCCGCGGTGCTAGCCAGCTTCTGATTGTCACGGAACCTGGCGACGCGCACCAGCACGTAACAATAGTCGCCGGTGATGAACGACGAGTTGATGCCCAAGTGGCGAGCTATGGCCGCCTTCGACCAACTGCTGCTGAACGCCCGCCACGGCCTCTCCAACCTTTCGAACGCGAAGTCCCGGAAGTAGGCCTGCAGGAGCTGGCGAACGTTGTCGCAGAACTCCATATGGAAATCGCCGTCGAACAACGTTGCCTGTTGCCGTTGCCTGCTCGCCACCGGTGTTGGATTCCTGAAAACGTCCAACATCGGCTCCCGCAGTATCCAGGTGTCGCTGTCGTTCCTCGGGACCACTCTCATGCTGATGCTGAGGTAGCCGTAGCGGCTGAAGATGTTCACGGCGCCACCGAGACGCGGCCTCTGCGACCCGTTGCTGTTCCGTGCGCCGACCAGCAACGCGATCGCCCATGCCAGGAGGAAGAATACCGTGCGCGACCACATCTCTCGCGGCTGCCTGCGGCGAAACCACCTGGAACAGTAAATCGATGATGTTTTCAAGAAATTTTGCCATGCTAAAAAACAAAGAAAAACACCAAATGCGGATTTCAACGATATCTTCTCCATAAAATGTTTGACGTCTTAAAAATCGCGTGGTATTTGGAAATTGAAAGTAAATAATACGTAGGAACGAATTTCGGAAGAAAATAAGATTCTCGCATTGGAATTGCCGATCGTTTCGTACGAAGGGTACAACGAACGAGGATTCTAATGAGGCGTTCGGACGGGGTACCTGACCTGACTGCAGCAGCTAACACGCTGCACAACTTCTTTGCGGATTCCTGGCGTTTCTTCCGAGCGCTTTGTTAAACTGATGCTTTTTACGTTGACGACTTTCGTTCAAATCTCAGACATCGTGGAAATCGTTAAAATACGGTTTATTGGTATACAAAAATTAGCGGATGTTCCCCCCAGCAAGAGGATTCGTCGACTCAACAGTAAAACCAGGATTACGCAAACTATACAAATGGAATATACCGAATAATTGAGTAACCCAACTGTCATATGATAGATGATCGTTCGTTTCGAAATGTCTTGTAAATATTAATACCGGACAAGGATAGAAACTCTGAACAATCGATGAAATTTACCAATTTACAGTCAGAGAAGGAAGTAAGTACAAACTTCTTCAGAATCCTTTACATATTCACCATCGTCACCACCACCGACACTCACGACTTCACTAATTATCGAACTAACCGATATTATGGAGTATTATTAAACGTCCTCGAACTATCATCACCGTTATTAACAGAATACCGATAAAAGAGAGGATACGAACGAAAGCAGCATC
The window above is part of the Xylocopa sonorina isolate GNS202 chromosome 3, iyXylSono1_principal, whole genome shotgun sequence genome. Proteins encoded here:
- the Tsl gene encoding membrane-attack complex domain containing protein torso-like, which encodes MWSRTVFFLLAWAIALLVGARNSNGSQRPRLGGAVNIFSRYGYLSISMRVVPRNDSDTWILREPMLDVFRNPTPVASRQRQQATLFDGDFHMEFCDNVRQLLQAYFRDFAFERLERPWRAFSSSWSKAAIARHLGINSSFITGDYCYVLVRVARFRDNQKLASTADTMIVDEAVLRETENITVGDTASVVRFIKHFGSHYIAAYVTGNSLYQVFVYTPQAYLRIKERLKTRGVADLSHLELGNYFSPWYAEHMGSIQSASGNRTVESWAVEHLRNQYYIFSYATLLKLHGDAMLLKQLDGLLGDEALLQLQLRILAPIIKDPQRRDWFLEVIDNYFKLWEVNM